Proteins co-encoded in one Lysobacter solisilvae genomic window:
- a CDS encoding GNAT family N-acetyltransferase — MIELRRPRPDDEDAFLSARSAVPADNPTFLRDYRQEMTYVDFLQVLDDHRTGRGLPPDVAPSSFLFAFDHGCIVGRASIRHTLTPLIGKVAGHIGYAVLPAFRNRGYATQILQASVRFAHNELGLDHILVTCDDDNAASIRVIEKSGGVFEDTYQDATLRRPKRRYWIDASGAT, encoded by the coding sequence ATGATTGAACTGAGAAGACCTCGGCCAGACGACGAGGACGCCTTCCTGAGTGCGCGTTCCGCAGTTCCTGCCGACAACCCTACATTCCTGCGGGACTACCGCCAGGAAATGACATACGTCGATTTTCTGCAGGTCCTGGACGATCATCGCACCGGGCGTGGACTGCCGCCTGATGTGGCGCCCTCTTCTTTTCTTTTCGCGTTTGACCATGGGTGCATTGTTGGACGCGCCTCCATTCGCCACACTCTCACTCCATTGATCGGGAAGGTGGCGGGACACATTGGCTACGCGGTTCTTCCGGCGTTTCGGAACCGCGGCTACGCGACGCAGATTCTTCAAGCGTCTGTCCGCTTCGCACACAATGAGCTTGGCCTGGATCACATCCTGGTCACCTGCGACGACGACAACGCCGCTTCCATTCGCGTGATCGAGAAGAGCGGTGGCGTCTTTGAGGATACTTATCAGGACGCTACGTTGCGCCGTCCCAAACGACGGTATTGGATTGACGCATCCGGGGCGACCTGA
- a CDS encoding low temperature requirement protein A, which yields MKDLKYFDAHRRATWLELFFDLIFVVALSDAGEILSETHDGHIPLGQFLHFVLMFLPLWWIWAGHTIYANRFDTDSRQHRLSTLLIMFLLIVISAQVSAGVQDHYALAVACYCGARLIIAGMYLVSRRKHNDRGGFATTVGTVFAVGAAISLCSVLLAPPWSYPVFYAGIVFDMAALVLLNRRLHVVPAHTPHLVERVGLLTIIMLGESVIGISAALAGIAWNPSNVIAAVSGFVMVSAIWWIYYDSFHLLEQRKLATGHSILYSHFFLFSGLAILASLIRHAILDDLDPGDFRQLAAAGTVLFFLGKQYGYYMEVPELRPYLLTNTAAVFALTALVLTLPLGLQGMLVGITATMICYVLLNLRYRHLVRGWQAPP from the coding sequence ATGAAGGACCTGAAATACTTCGACGCGCACCGGCGGGCGACCTGGCTGGAGCTGTTCTTCGACCTGATTTTCGTCGTCGCCCTGAGTGACGCCGGCGAGATCCTGAGCGAGACGCATGACGGCCACATCCCGCTCGGGCAGTTCCTGCACTTCGTGCTGATGTTCCTGCCGCTGTGGTGGATCTGGGCGGGCCACACGATCTACGCCAATCGCTTCGACACCGACAGCCGCCAGCACCGCCTGTCGACACTGCTGATCATGTTCCTGCTGATCGTGATCTCCGCGCAGGTCTCGGCCGGGGTCCAGGACCATTACGCGCTGGCCGTGGCCTGCTACTGCGGCGCGCGGCTGATCATCGCCGGGATGTACTTGGTCTCCAGGCGCAAGCACAACGACCGGGGTGGGTTCGCGACGACGGTGGGCACCGTGTTCGCCGTCGGCGCCGCGATCAGCCTTTGCTCGGTCCTGCTGGCGCCGCCGTGGAGCTACCCGGTCTTCTATGCCGGGATCGTGTTCGACATGGCGGCCCTGGTGCTGCTGAACCGACGGCTGCATGTCGTGCCGGCGCACACGCCGCACCTGGTCGAGCGGGTCGGCCTGCTGACAATCATCATGCTGGGCGAATCGGTGATCGGCATCTCCGCGGCCCTGGCGGGCATCGCCTGGAACCCGTCCAATGTCATCGCCGCCGTCAGCGGCTTCGTCATGGTCTCGGCCATCTGGTGGATCTACTACGACAGCTTCCACCTGCTGGAACAGCGCAAGCTGGCAACCGGGCACTCGATCCTCTATTCGCACTTCTTCCTGTTCAGCGGCTTGGCGATCCTGGCCTCGCTGATCCGGCACGCGATCCTGGACGACCTCGACCCGGGTGACTTCCGCCAGCTCGCCGCCGCAGGCACGGTGCTGTTCTTCCTGGGCAAGCAGTACGGCTACTACATGGAGGTGCCCGAGTTGCGGCCTTACCTGCTGACCAATACCGCGGCCGTGTTCGCCCTGACGGCCCTCGTGCTGACGTTGCCGCTCGGGCTCCAGGGCATGCTGGTGGGCATCACGGCGACGATGATCTGTTATGTGCTGCTCAACCTGCGCTACCGCCACCTGGTGCGCGGCTGGCAGGCGCCGCCCTGA
- a CDS encoding GFA family protein, whose translation MSTRPNKTYSGSCHCDSVRFEIATDFPELTTCDCSICRRKNALMVKVHESQFRLLSGEESLSAYQFHTYTATHYFCRTCGIYPFHRKRVTPDHLGVNVFCLDDFDPSNIPVRATVGAGMP comes from the coding sequence ATGTCTACTCGGCCGAACAAGACTTACTCTGGCAGTTGTCACTGCGACTCGGTCCGGTTCGAGATCGCCACGGACTTCCCCGAGCTGACGACTTGCGATTGCTCCATCTGTCGCCGCAAGAATGCCCTGATGGTCAAGGTCCATGAGAGTCAGTTCCGTCTTCTCTCCGGCGAAGAGTCTCTGAGTGCCTATCAGTTCCACACCTATACGGCCACGCACTACTTCTGCAGAACCTGTGGCATCTATCCGTTCCACCGCAAGCGTGTCACACCTGACCACCTCGGGGTCAATGTCTTCTGCCTGGATGACTTTGATCCATCCAACATTCCAGTGCGTGCCACCGTCGGCGCGGGCATGCCGTGA
- a CDS encoding DUF6714 family protein, translating to MDSIAASLATCFSDLPVIPAMSLRAGNAVDGYEAARQYDPAMDGVTPEYLEAYFWGIAHLDSQSWRYYLPHLLGYALQNISNPASNATDAFLFSLRPPDRDPPRFGSLSGSEEQVVVEVLEKLAFSGESAWREPAMIALEEYWAPGATYR from the coding sequence ATGGACAGCATCGCCGCAAGCCTGGCCACGTGCTTCAGCGACTTGCCCGTCATTCCAGCCATGTCGCTTCGGGCTGGAAACGCCGTGGATGGGTATGAGGCCGCGCGCCAATATGACCCGGCGATGGATGGAGTCACGCCGGAGTACCTGGAGGCGTACTTCTGGGGTATTGCGCACCTGGATAGCCAGTCCTGGCGCTATTACCTGCCCCACCTGCTGGGCTACGCGCTCCAGAACATCTCCAACCCAGCCTCCAATGCCACGGACGCCTTCCTGTTCTCGCTCCGGCCGCCGGACCGGGATCCACCTCGCTTCGGCTCCCTCTCGGGCTCCGAGGAGCAGGTGGTGGTGGAGGTGCTCGAGAAGCTTGCCTTCTCGGGGGAGTCCGCGTGGCGAGAGCCGGCTATGATCGCGCTTGAGGAATACTGGGCGCCCGGGGCCACTTACCGGTGA
- a CDS encoding HIT family protein: MSEGCIFCRIVEGIEPASVVCQDDLAVAFVDLRQFHPGHVLVIPRQHVPDVRGLDAATGSAVMAMVSRVTQAVSEAFPNQGISLWHSIGEAAFQEVPHLHIHVHPRLAGDDFLRVYPRAPDTPSKAVRDEYAEMVRSRLKLSGQQI; this comes from the coding sequence ATGAGCGAAGGATGCATCTTCTGTCGGATCGTCGAAGGGATAGAGCCTGCCAGCGTTGTTTGCCAGGATGACCTGGCCGTGGCATTTGTCGACCTCAGGCAGTTTCACCCTGGACATGTGCTGGTCATACCGCGGCAACACGTTCCCGATGTTCGCGGCCTGGATGCGGCTACCGGCTCAGCGGTCATGGCCATGGTGTCCCGGGTCACGCAGGCAGTATCCGAGGCGTTTCCGAATCAGGGCATCAGTCTCTGGCACTCGATCGGTGAAGCTGCGTTCCAGGAGGTTCCACATCTGCACATCCACGTGCACCCCCGGCTTGCGGGCGACGATTTTCTGCGCGTCTACCCCCGGGCGCCGGATACTCCGTCAAAGGCGGTGAGGGACGAATACGCTGAAATGGTAAGGTCGCGATTGAAGCTTTCCGGGCAGCAAATCTAG
- a CDS encoding DUF1993 domain-containing protein has product MATDEIAELQRVFLSRLDTLSHILDAGEKHLPDFDAAMQERLAPDMLPLGAQVAFACNQPRGLSQWLAGNAVENLPPEVDSAQLARSYIRQTRELVAGITAGDGKLDEVKRIGLGPGRYCELPARQYISDYLLPNLYFHITTAYAILRKLGVPLGKADYMSFLAPHIKLEGAA; this is encoded by the coding sequence ATGGCAACTGACGAAATCGCCGAACTGCAAAGGGTCTTCCTGTCCCGACTCGACACGCTGAGTCACATTCTTGATGCCGGCGAGAAGCATCTCCCCGATTTCGACGCCGCCATGCAGGAACGTCTTGCTCCGGACATGCTCCCTCTCGGGGCCCAGGTCGCATTCGCATGCAACCAGCCACGCGGCCTTTCCCAGTGGCTCGCGGGAAACGCGGTGGAGAACCTGCCCCCGGAAGTGGACTCCGCGCAACTGGCACGGTCGTATATCCGTCAAACAAGGGAGCTCGTCGCCGGCATCACGGCCGGCGATGGCAAGCTGGATGAGGTCAAGCGCATTGGCCTTGGCCCGGGCAGGTACTGTGAACTTCCGGCGCGCCAGTACATCAGCGATTACCTCTTGCCGAACCTCTACTTCCACATCACCACCGCCTACGCAATCCTGCGCAAGCTCGGGGTGCCTCTGGGCAAGGCCGACTACATGAGTTTCCTGGCTCCCCATATAAAGCTCGAGGGTGCTGCCTGA
- a CDS encoding YciI family protein, which yields MAKYLISFPSAAMAVPDGELEAVGRDAQAVIEAAKAEGVYVFAGGVDEAVPPVLVSADGAVAMGGYPWAPTLDGGFTVLELPSRDEAVAWAARIARACRCEQELRVFGTEPRSQGQGTDRDS from the coding sequence ATGGCCAAGTACCTGATCTCTTTTCCAAGCGCGGCGATGGCTGTGCCCGATGGCGAACTGGAAGCGGTGGGTCGCGACGCACAGGCTGTGATTGAGGCGGCGAAAGCCGAGGGTGTTTACGTCTTCGCCGGCGGAGTCGACGAAGCCGTGCCGCCCGTGCTCGTCTCTGCTGACGGCGCGGTTGCAATGGGTGGCTATCCCTGGGCGCCCACGCTCGATGGGGGCTTTACCGTGCTGGAGCTGCCTTCGCGGGATGAGGCCGTTGCGTGGGCGGCACGCATCGCCAGAGCTTGTCGCTGCGAGCAGGAACTGCGCGTCTTCGGAACGGAGCCGCGATCCCAGGGGCAGGGGACGGATCGGGATTCCTGA
- a CDS encoding nucleoside triphosphate pyrophosphohydrolase family protein has product MNFSDLQKSALQLNELYEQLEQARYGRVWTTQELALGFMGDVGDLAKLIQAHAGVRDIDDCKAKLGHELSDCLWSIMVLAHKCGVDLEAEFVRNTREIAAHVSSELGK; this is encoded by the coding sequence ATGAACTTCAGCGATCTTCAAAAGTCAGCCCTGCAGCTCAATGAGCTCTACGAACAGCTTGAGCAGGCGAGGTATGGCCGCGTCTGGACCACGCAGGAACTGGCGCTTGGCTTCATGGGGGATGTGGGCGACCTGGCGAAACTGATCCAGGCGCACGCCGGTGTCCGGGATATCGATGACTGCAAGGCGAAGCTTGGCCATGAACTGTCGGACTGCCTGTGGTCGATCATGGTCCTGGCACACAAGTGCGGAGTTGACCTGGAGGCGGAGTTTGTCAGGAACACCAGGGAGATTGCCGCCCATGTATCCAGCGAGCTCGGAAAGTAA
- a CDS encoding cupin domain-containing protein has protein sequence MRIGNLFAGIDVPATGERFEELLKHRNLVIERIVSSAAVTPTEYVQPQDEWVAMIQGDAMLEVAGTPVELHAGDYLFLPAGTPHTVRRVSQGALWLAVHLH, from the coding sequence ATGCGGATCGGCAACCTCTTCGCGGGTATCGACGTGCCGGCCACCGGGGAGCGCTTTGAGGAGCTCCTCAAGCACAGGAACCTGGTCATCGAGCGCATCGTCAGCTCGGCGGCAGTGACACCGACCGAGTATGTGCAACCGCAGGACGAATGGGTGGCGATGATCCAGGGAGACGCGATGCTTGAAGTGGCCGGCACCCCGGTCGAACTGCATGCCGGCGACTACCTGTTCCTGCCTGCCGGCACGCCGCACACCGTCCGGCGTGTTTCGCAGGGCGCGCTCTGGCTGGCCGTTCACCTACACTAG